Sequence from the Stenotrophomonas sp. 364 genome:
CTACCTTGCTGAATTCCTCAGCGATCCGCGCGTGGTCGCGATCCCGGCGATACTGTGGAAACCCTTGCTGTACGGGCTTATCCTGCCCCTGCGCAGCGGTCGCTCGGCCGCCAAGTATGCCCAGGTGTGGCTGCCCGACGGCTCCCCGCTGATGGTCTACACGCGCCAGCTGGCGGAGGCCATGCAGGCGTTGATGCCCACCCTGCGGGTACGCCATGCGATGCGCTACGGCGCCCCCGCACTGACCGCCGAGTTGGACCGGCTGGCCGACGAAGGCATGCGCCGGATCGTGGTGCTGCCGCTGTATCCGCAGTACTCCACCACCACCACCGCCTCCATTGAAGACCAGGTGCGCGCGTGGCAGCCGCGCCACCCTGCCGTCACCGTCACCCTTGTGCGCGATTACGCGGTGGACCCGGACTGGGTGGCGGCCGTGGCCGGCAGCATCCAGCAGGCGTGGCAGCAGCACGGGCGCGGCGAGAAGCTGGTGTTTTCCTTCCACGGCATCCCGCAGCGCCTGGCCGACGCGGGCGATCCGTACCCGCAGCGCTGCGAAGCGAGCGCGCGCGCCATCGCCGACGCACTGGATCTGCCCGACGACGCCTGGCAGCTGACCTACCAGTCGCGCTTTGGCCGCGAGAAGTGGCTGCAGCCCTATGCCGAACCCACCATGTGGGCCATGGCCGAGAGTGGCGTGCGCCGCATCGACGTGGTCTGCCCCGGGTTCGCCACCGACTGCCTGGAAACCCTGGAGGAAGTGGCGCTGGGCTTCACCGAAACCCTCGCCGCGCGCGGCGCGCAGATGCGCTACATCCCCTGCCTCAATGCGGCGCCCGAACACGCCCTGGCGTTGTCGCGGCTGAGCATCGCCGCGCTCGCATGACCCTCCAGCCCTTCGCGCTGGAGGTGCAGGGCGTGCACGCCGCTGGGCTGCGTGCGCCACAGCGCGAGGGCACGCGGGTGCTGGCCCTGCACGGCTGGCTCGACAACGCTGCCAGCTTCGTACCGCTGGCAGCGCAGCTAACGGCGCTGGACCTGGTCGCCCTGGACCTGCCCGGCCACGGCCACAGCGCCCACCTGCCGCCGGGCACCCAATACAACACGCCCGGCGCGATCTGCCACGTGCTGGATGTCGCCGATGCGCTGGGCTGGGACCGCTTCACCCTGCTCGGCCATTCGATGGGTGCCGGCATCGCCAGCCTCACCGCCGCCGCCGCCCCCGAGCGGGTCGAGCGTCTGGTGGCGATCGAAGCGCTCGGCGGCCTGCGCGGTCCCGAGGATGAAACCGCGCAGCGGCTGCGCGACCACGTGCGCGCCGCCCGCGCGCTGCCGGGGAGGAACCTGCGGGTGTTTGTCGACCTGGCCGCGCCGATCCGCGCACGGATGATGGCCAACCAGCTCAGCGAGCCCTGCGCCCGGTTGCTGGTCGAGCGCGGGGTCAAACCGGTCGAGGGCGGCTACAGCTGGTGCAGCGACCCGCGCCTGATGCTGCCCACAGCGGTGCGCCTGAGCGAAGCGCAGATCGACAACCTGCTGGCGGCGATCGAGTGCCCTACCCAGGTGATCTACGCCACGCCCGCGCAGTCGTACTATCCCGAGCCCCTGCGCAGCCAGCGCATCGGCCTGCTGCGCGATGGCCGGCTGTCCGTGTTCCCCGGCACCCACCACCTGCACATGGAACACCCGCAGGTGGTGGCCGAGGTCATCAACGCCTTCCTTGCCGGCTGACGGCCCCATCGGTTGCGTGTCCCGCGTCGTACCGCGTCCAGCCCCTGCCGACTGCCCTGCGGCATCCTGACGCACTCAACTTCCCGGTCGCCCGGCCGATACCCGTAAGGCAGACCGGCACGTTCGGCCTGTGTCGCCGCTTGCTCCGCCGTAGCGAAGCCGCGCATCACTCCAAGGCTTCAGGGAAGGTCGTCGCAATGCCGTGTTGGCCGTGCCATCGCCCACAGGACCGGGCCATGCCGGCGGTGTTCCGCACCGTCGACGCGTCGGTATCGACCGCGCGCGGCATGCGGGCCTCTTCCCTCCTCGTCTTCCCCGCAGCGCCCACCGCATCGACGGTGACCGGCGCGCCATTGGCCTGTCCGCGTCCGCGCGCGACCGGCCGTCCCTGCTTCTGAATCCCGGAGTCGCCATGTCTGCCCTTCCGCTTGTTGCGCCGCGCCCACCCGACCGTGCCCGCGCGCCCCGTCCGCCTACCCTGTTGCCGCGCCTGGACGGCACCGTCGCGGTCGCCGCCGCCCTCCTGCTGGCCGCTGGTTGCAGCACGGCGCTGTGGCAGCGGCAATGGGGGGTAGCGCTGACCGTCCTTGTGGCCACGGTGCTGCTGGCCGTGCTGGCCCTGCGTACCCGCCGGCAGGCCCAGCGCTGGCAGCGCGACCTGCAGCAGGCCGACGCCGCCGCGCGCGCCCTCGCCGACCAGCAGCAGCATGCCGCCACCGTGCATGCCGAGGACGCGCAGATCCACCGTGCGCTGGATGTCTCGCGCACCGCGATGATGATCGCCGACAACGACCACGTGATCCGCTACGTGAACCGTTCGGTGGTGACGCTGTTGCGCAACCAGCAGGCCAGCCTGCGTGAGGCGTTCCCCGACTTCGACGTCGACACGCTGGTGGGCAGCAGCATCCATCGCTTCCACGTCAACCCCGATCGCATCCGCGCCATCCTCAACACGTTGCAGCAGGTGCACCACGGCCGCGTGCGGATCGGCCCGGTGCATTTCGCCCAGGTGGTGACGCCGGTGTTCGATGACCATGGCCAACGCCTCGGCTTTGCCGTGGAATGGCATGACCGCACGGCGGAACTGCAGCTGGAAACCGCCGTGGCCGACATCGTCGCCGCAGCCGCCAAGGGCGACCTGGACCGCCGCCTGCCGTCGACCGAGGGCACGGCCAGCTTCCTCGACGGCCTCACCGGCGGCATCAACCAACTGCTGCAGAGCGTGGGCGGCACCGTGGGCGAGGTGCGCCGCGTGCTGGCGGCGTTGGCCCGCGGTGATCTGGACCAGCGCATGCACGGCCAGTTCGAGGGCGCGTTCGCCGCCATGCAGCGTGATGCCAATGCCACCGCCGAACAGCTCACTGCCATGGTGCAGCGCATCCAGCAGTGCACCGGCGCGATCGCGCAGGCCGCCGGCGAGATTGCCAGCGGCAACAGCGACCTGTCCGAGCGCACCGAGCGCCAGGCCGCGCACCTGGAAGAAACCGCCGCCTCGATGGAGGAGCTGACCTCTACCGTGCGCCAGAACGCCGAGCATGCGCGCCAGGCCAGCACGCTGGCTCAGGGCGCCCAGGACGTGGCCGGCCGCGGCAGCGCGGTGGTTGGCCAGGTTGTCACCACCATGGAGGCGATCCAGACCGCATCGCGGCGGATCGGCGACATCACCCGCGTCATCGACGGGATCGCGTTCCAGACCAATATCCTGGCGTTGAACGCGGCCGTGGAAGCAGCACGTGCCGGCGAGCAGGGCCGTGGGTTCGCAGTGGTAGCCAGCGAAGTGCGCACCTTGGCGCAACGCTCGGCCGAGGCGGCCAAGGAGATCAAGGGCCTGATCGATGCCTCCGTGGAGCAGGTCGCCGACGGCGCGCACCTGGCGCAGGATGCGGGCAGGACCATGGCCGAGATCGTCGGCAGCGTCGCGGCGGTCAGCGGCATCATGGCCGAGATCTCATCGGCATCGCAGGAGCAGGCCAGCGGTATCGACCAGGTCAACCAGACGGTGGTTCAGATGGACGATGCTACCCAGCAGAATGCTGCCTTGGTTGAGGAGGCCAGCGCTGCAGCACGCCTGCTGGAAGAACAGGCGGCAGAGCTGAGCGAAGCAGTCGCGGTGTTCCGGCATGGACAGACCACGCAGACGGCAGCGCCGGTACGGCGTGCAATCGCCGCCGTAGCCTGAGGAGAGCCTCCCGGTTGGCCCGCGCATGGCACGGGCAGCAGGGTAGACAACAAAACGGCGCCCGTGAGGGCGCCGTTTTTGTTTGTGTGTGACCCTGGGGGTAGAGCCGACCGTTGGTCGGCTGCCCTGTGACACCTTCGGTGGTAGAGCCGACCGTTGGTCGGCTGCCCTGCGACACCTTCGGGGGCAGAGCCGGCCGTTGGTAGCCTCCACGGGTACTCAGAGCTCCCCCCATGCCTTCCGCTGAGAGGCGCACGCGTTCGTTAGGGCCCAGCGCTGTTCGGCAGGGATATTCCACGTACACCACAACGCCATTACCACGTGCAGCCGACCACCGGTCGGCTCTACCGGTAGGGTCGCGCGTTGCTCGGCAGGGATATTCCACGTGCACGCAACGCCATTACAGCGTGTAGCCGACCAACGGTCGGCTACACGGGGGCGCGAAACGCACAAAGAAAAAACCCCGCTGCGTGAGCAGCGGGGTTTTGGGGTATAAACCCTGGCGATGACCTACTCTCGCATGGCTTGAGCCACACTACCATCGGCGCAGCTGCGTTTCACTTCCGAGTTCGGGATGGGATCGGGTGGTTCCACAGCGCTAATTTCACCAGGGAGGCTTTTGGAGTGTCGCCGCAGAGCGTGTCTTTGCAGGGAGCGGGCACGGATGTGCCGGCTTTACAAAGAGACGCGTCTGGGCGCCTGCCTCTCGTTTGGTCTTGTGACGTAGCGTGCACTTGGATCTATCGACATGTCATGTCGGCCAAGGCAACTTGAGGTTATATGGTCAAGCCACACGGATCATTAGTATCAGTTAGCTCAATACATTGCTGTACTTACACACCTGACCTATCAACCACATAGTCTATATGGTTCCTTCAGGGGGCTTGTGCCCCGGGAGATCTCATCTTGAGGCGCGCTTCCCGCTTAGATGCTTTCAGCGGTTATCGCTTCCGAACATAGCTACCCGGCAATGCCACTGGCGTGACAACCGGAACACCAGAGGTTCGTCCACTCCGGTCCTCTCGTACTAGGAGCAGCCCCTCTCAAATCTCCAACGCCCATGGCAGATAGGGACCGAACTGTCTCACGACGTTCTGAACCCAGCTCGCGTACCACTTTAAATGGCGAACAGCCATACCCTTGGGACCGACTACAGCCCCAGGATGTGATGAGCCGACATCGAGGTGCCAAACACCGCCGTCGATATGAACTCTTGGGCGGTATCAGCCTGTTATCCCCGGAGTACCTTTTATCCGTTGAGCGATGGCCCTTCCATACAGAACCACCGGATCACTAAGTCCTAGTTTCCTACCTGCTTGATCCGTCGATCTTGCAGTCAAGCACGCTTATGCCTTTGCACACAGTGCGCGATGTCCGACCGCGCTGAGCGTACCTTCGAGCTCCTCCGTTACTCTTTAGGAGGAGACCGCCCCAGTCAAACTACCCACCATACACGGTCCCCGATCCAGATTATGGACCCAGGTTAGAACGTCAAGCACGACAGGGTGGTATTTCAAGGATGGCTCCACCACAGCTAGCGCCATGGTTTCATAGCCTCCCACCTATCCTACACAGACGAACTCAACGTTCAGTGTAAAGCTATAGTAAAGGTTCACGGGGTCTTTCCGTCTTGCCACGGGAACGCTGCATCTTCACAGCGATTTCAATTTCACTGAGTCTCGGGTGGAGACAGCGCCGCTGTCGTTACGCCATTCGTGCAGGTCGGAACTTACCCGACAAGGAATTTCGCTACCTTAGGACCGTTATAGTTACGGCCGCCGTTTACTGGGGCTTCGATCAAGAGCTTCGCCTTGCGGCTGACCCCATCAATTAACCTTCCAGCACCGGGCAGGCGTCACACCCTATACGTCCACTTTCGTGTTTGCAGAGTGCTGTGTTTTTGATAAACAGTCGCAGCGGCCTGGTTTCTGCGGCCCTCTTCAGCTATAGCTCGCATGAGCCACCAAAAAGGGCGCACCTTCTCCCGAAGTTACGGTGCCATGTTGCCTAGTTCCTTCACCCGAGTTCTCTCAAGCGCCTGAGAATTCTCATCCTACCCACCTGTGTCGGTTTACGGTACGGTCTGCGTAAGCTGAAGCTTAGGAGCTTTTCCTGGAAGCGTGGTATCAGTGACTTCGCCTTAAAGGCTCGTCTCGGTGCTCGGTCTTGAAGAATCCCGGATTTGCCAAAGATTCAAACCTACCTCCTTTCCCCCGGACAACCAACGCCGGGTACACCTAACCTTCTCCGTCCCTCCATCGCACTTACGCGAGGTGCAGGAATATTAACCTGCTTCCCATCGACTACGACTTTCGTCCTCGCCTTAGGGGCCGACTCACCCTGCGCCGATTAACGTTGCGCAAGGAAACCTTGGGCTTTCGGCGTGCGGGTTTTTCACCCGCATTATCGTTACTCATGTCAGCATTCGCACTTCCGATACCTCCAGCAGACTTCTCAATCCACCTTCAACGGCTTACGGAACGCTCCTCTACCGCGTACATATAAATATGCACACCCCAAGCTTCGGTTCACTGCTTAGCCCCGTTAAATCTTCCCCGCAGACCGACTCGACCAGTGAGCTATTACGCTTTCTTTAAAGGGTGGCTGCTTCTAAGCCAACCTCCTGGCTGTCTGTGCCTTTCCACATGGTTTTCCACTTAGCAGTGAATTTGGGACCTTAGCTGTGGGTCTGGGTTGTTTCCCTTTTCACGACGGACGTTAGCACCCGCCGTGTGTCTCCCATACAGTCCGTCTCGGTATTCGGAGTTTGCAATGGTTTGGTAAGTCGCGATGACCCCCTAGCCATAACAGTGCTCTACCCCCGAGAGGATACATATGAGGCGCTACCTAAATAGCTTTCGAGGAGAACCAGCTATCTCCGGGTTCGATTAGCTTTTCACTCCTAATCACAGCTCATCCCCGTCTTTTGCAACAGACGTGGGTTCGGGCCTCCAGTACCTGTTACGGCACCTTCACCCTGGCCATGACTAGATCACCCGGTTTCGGGTCTACTGCCCGCGACTATGCGCCCTTATCAGACTCGGTTTCCCTTCGCCTCCCCTATACGGTTAAGCTTGCCACGAACAGTAAGTCGCTGACCCATTATACAAAAGGTACGCAGTCACTCTTTCGAGCTCCTACTGCTTGTACGCACACGGTTTCAGGATCTATTTCACTCCCCTCTCCGGGGTTCTTTTCGCCTTTCCCTCACGGTACTGGTTCACTATCGGTCGGTCAGTAGTATTTAGCCTTGGAGGATGGTCCCCCCATGTTCAGACAGGGTTTCACGTGCCCCGCCCTACTCGTCTTCACTGGAGTGGCCCTTTTAAATACAGGGCTATCACCTTCTATGGCCAGCCGTTCCAGGCTGTTTTTCTAGAACCATTCCAGCTTAAGGGCTAGTCCCCGTTCGCTCGTCGCTACTCAGGGAATCTCGGTTGATTTCTTTTCCTCTGGTTACTTAGATATTTCAGTTCACCAGGTTCGCTTCCAGCAGCTATGTATTCACTGCAGGATACCCGCAAGCGGGTGGGTTTCCCCATTCGGACATTACCGGATCAAAGCTTGTTGCCAGCTCCCCGATACTTTTCGCAGGCTGCCACGTCCTTCATCGCCTCTGACCGCCAAGGCATCCACCGTGTGCGCTTATTCGCTTGACCATATAACCGCAAGTTGCCTTGGGTTATATATATGACCTGGGGGTACAAAGCCCAGATACGAAATATAACGACTCAATTAATAAGAAGACATTTAAGTCTTCCGCCTTAGCCTCACGACACGTCAAGATAGAATCTCAAACGCTCGCTACGTCACAAGTTTTAAAAGAACACGTACCGGCCACAATGCCGATGCGTAATAAATTCTTTGTATGCGCTAGTCATTCAGAGTGGTGGGTCTGGGTAGACTCGAACTACCGACCTCACCCTTATCAGGGGTGCGCTCTAACCACCTGAGCTACAGACCCAATGTCCGTTCAGCTCATTGCCGTTTGCGTCGATAAACACGCAACGTGTGGTGGAGCCTGTCGGGATCGAACCGACGACCCCCTGCTTGCAAAGCAGGTGCTCTCCCAGCTGAGCTAAGGCCCCATATACGGGACTATCCACGTCGGCCAGGCCGACGTGAAACTCTGAATGCAGGTTACTTGTGAAGACGCCCGACAGGACGATGCTGTCTTTGCTCAAAAGGAGGTGATCCAGCCGCACCTTCCGATACGGCTACCTTGTTACGACTTCACCCCAGTCATCGGCCACACCGTGGCAAGCGCCCTCCCGAAGGTTAAGCTACCTGCTTCTGGTGCAACAAACTCCCATGGTGTGACGGGCGGTGTGTACAAGGCCCGGGAACGTATTCACCGCAGCAATGCTGATCTGCGATTACTAGCGATTCCGACTTCATGGAGTCGAGTTGCAGACTCCAATCCGGACTGAGATAGGGTTTCTGGGATTGGCTTGCCCTCGCGGGTTTGCAGCCCTCTGTCCCTACCATTGTAGTACGTGTGTAGCCCTGGTCGTAAGGGCCATGATGACTTGACGTCATCCCCACCTTCCTCCGGTTTGTCACCGGCGGTCTCCTTAGAGTTCCCACCATTACGTGCTGGCAACTAAGGACAAGGGTTGCGCTCGTTGCGGGACTTAACCCAACATCTCACGACACGAGCTGACGACAGCCATGCAGCACCTGTGTTCGAGTTCCCGAAGGCACCAATCCATCTCTGGAAAGTTCTCGACATGTCAAGACCAGGTAAGGTTCTTCGCGTTGCATCGAATTAAACCACATACTCCACCGCTTGTGCGGGCCCCCGTCAATTCCTTTGAGTTTCAGTCTTGCGACCGTACTCCCCAGGCGGCGAACTTAACGCGTTAGCTTCGATACTGCGTGCCAAATTGCACCCAACATCCAGTTCGCATCGTTTAGGGCGTGGACTACCAGGGTATCTAATCCTGTTTGCTCCCCACGCTTTCGTGCCTCAGTGTCAGTGTTGGTCCAGGTAGCTGCCTTCGCCATGGATGTTCCTCCCGATCTCTACGCATTTCACTGCTACACCGGGAATTCCACTACCCTCTACCACACTCTAGTCGCCCAGTATCCACTGCAATTCCCAGGTTGAGCCCAGGGCTTTCACAACAGACTTAAACAACCACCTACGCACGCTTTACGCCCAGTAATTCCGAGTAACGCTTGCACCCTTCGTATTACCGCGGCTGCTGGCACGAAGTTAGCCGGTGCTTATTCTTTGGGTACCGTCAGAACAACCGGGTATTAGCCAGCTGCTTTTCTTTCCCAACAAAAGGGCTTTACAACCCGAAGGCCTTCTTCACCCACGCGGTATGGCTGGATCAGGCTTGCGCCCATTGTCCAATATTCCCCACTGCTGCCTCCCGTAGGAGTCTGGACCGTGTCTCAGTTCCAGTGTGGCTGATCATCCTC
This genomic interval carries:
- the hemH gene encoding ferrochelatase, translating into MLDAPDTAVLAVNLGTPETPTAPAVRRYLAEFLSDPRVVAIPAILWKPLLYGLILPLRSGRSAAKYAQVWLPDGSPLMVYTRQLAEAMQALMPTLRVRHAMRYGAPALTAELDRLADEGMRRIVVLPLYPQYSTTTTASIEDQVRAWQPRHPAVTVTLVRDYAVDPDWVAAVAGSIQQAWQQHGRGEKLVFSFHGIPQRLADAGDPYPQRCEASARAIADALDLPDDAWQLTYQSRFGREKWLQPYAEPTMWAMAESGVRRIDVVCPGFATDCLETLEEVALGFTETLAARGAQMRYIPCLNAAPEHALALSRLSIAALA
- a CDS encoding alpha/beta hydrolase — its product is MTLQPFALEVQGVHAAGLRAPQREGTRVLALHGWLDNAASFVPLAAQLTALDLVALDLPGHGHSAHLPPGTQYNTPGAICHVLDVADALGWDRFTLLGHSMGAGIASLTAAAAPERVERLVAIEALGGLRGPEDETAQRLRDHVRAARALPGRNLRVFVDLAAPIRARMMANQLSEPCARLLVERGVKPVEGGYSWCSDPRLMLPTAVRLSEAQIDNLLAAIECPTQVIYATPAQSYYPEPLRSQRIGLLRDGRLSVFPGTHHLHMEHPQVVAEVINAFLAG
- a CDS encoding methyl-accepting chemotaxis protein — encoded protein: MSALPLVAPRPPDRARAPRPPTLLPRLDGTVAVAAALLLAAGCSTALWQRQWGVALTVLVATVLLAVLALRTRRQAQRWQRDLQQADAAARALADQQQHAATVHAEDAQIHRALDVSRTAMMIADNDHVIRYVNRSVVTLLRNQQASLREAFPDFDVDTLVGSSIHRFHVNPDRIRAILNTLQQVHHGRVRIGPVHFAQVVTPVFDDHGQRLGFAVEWHDRTAELQLETAVADIVAAAAKGDLDRRLPSTEGTASFLDGLTGGINQLLQSVGGTVGEVRRVLAALARGDLDQRMHGQFEGAFAAMQRDANATAEQLTAMVQRIQQCTGAIAQAAGEIASGNSDLSERTERQAAHLEETAASMEELTSTVRQNAEHARQASTLAQGAQDVAGRGSAVVGQVVTTMEAIQTASRRIGDITRVIDGIAFQTNILALNAAVEAARAGEQGRGFAVVASEVRTLAQRSAEAAKEIKGLIDASVEQVADGAHLAQDAGRTMAEIVGSVAAVSGIMAEISSASQEQASGIDQVNQTVVQMDDATQQNAALVEEASAAARLLEEQAAELSEAVAVFRHGQTTQTAAPVRRAIAAVA